A region of Streptomyces sp. NBC_01788 DNA encodes the following proteins:
- a CDS encoding transposase has product MGGLREVAASFVVPGPSGVAIRAGLKGLTGQDETVLRQVGALLGSLASRDLKARCAAGSAHDGEQWARRKRALTGESSSRWAGSITKATHDQWALARRGQLAHMQNLRAGVETITHRLSQPIGAKGAKGAPGGYGSRKEWFAKSRRLQLLEDRLDGERADWEAGRVRVVRGGRKLAGARHHLDAARLSEAQWRLRWQAGRWFLQADGETGKPFGNETIRVTPGGEVSIKLPAALADLANAPHGRYVLACRVRFHHRGEQWADRVAAHRAVAYRIHYDTGRNRWYVTASWQNAPVTTMPLSAARAGGLVGVDMNADHLAAWRLDQHGNPVGAPRRFDYQLDGTAQHRDAQLRHALTRLLHWTVRHGLSLAIEDLDFAAEKTREKHGRRKRFRKLISGMPTARLRARLVSMAAELGVTVVAVDPAYTSRWGAQHWQKPLTTKNRKPTRHDAAAVAIGRRALGCPIRRRTAPPPHDRSDRVGHRTVQARPDTPGREGPRPRIPGPRTRSVPPGHGAKAGDQRAHNRSGHTAEHEPWTQDSLPLSL; this is encoded by the coding sequence ATGGGCGGGTTGCGTGAGGTGGCGGCGTCGTTCGTGGTGCCCGGCCCGTCCGGGGTGGCGATCCGCGCCGGTCTCAAGGGCCTGACCGGGCAGGACGAGACGGTCCTGCGCCAGGTCGGCGCTCTGCTCGGCTCGCTGGCCTCCCGCGACCTGAAGGCCCGCTGCGCGGCGGGGTCGGCTCACGACGGTGAGCAGTGGGCGCGACGGAAGCGGGCGCTGACTGGCGAGTCGTCGTCGCGGTGGGCGGGCAGTATCACCAAGGCCACGCACGATCAGTGGGCGCTGGCCCGGCGCGGGCAGCTCGCCCACATGCAGAATCTGCGAGCGGGCGTCGAGACGATCACGCATCGGCTCTCCCAGCCCATCGGCGCGAAGGGCGCCAAGGGGGCGCCGGGTGGCTACGGCTCCCGGAAGGAGTGGTTCGCCAAGTCCCGACGCCTGCAGCTGCTTGAGGACCGGCTGGACGGTGAGCGGGCCGACTGGGAGGCCGGGCGGGTGCGGGTGGTGCGCGGCGGCAGGAAGCTGGCGGGCGCCCGGCACCATCTGGATGCCGCCAGGCTTTCGGAGGCGCAGTGGCGGCTGCGGTGGCAGGCCGGGCGGTGGTTCCTGCAGGCCGACGGCGAGACCGGGAAACCGTTCGGTAACGAGACGATCCGCGTCACACCCGGCGGTGAGGTGAGCATCAAGCTTCCGGCGGCGCTGGCCGACCTGGCCAACGCGCCCCACGGCCGGTATGTGCTCGCCTGCCGGGTCCGTTTCCACCACCGGGGCGAGCAGTGGGCCGACCGCGTCGCAGCGCACCGTGCCGTGGCCTACCGCATCCACTACGACACCGGCCGCAACCGCTGGTACGTGACCGCCTCCTGGCAGAACGCGCCCGTGACGACGATGCCGCTCTCGGCGGCCCGTGCGGGTGGGCTGGTCGGGGTGGACATGAACGCGGACCATCTGGCCGCCTGGCGCCTGGATCAGCACGGCAACCCCGTCGGCGCGCCCCGCAGATTCGACTACCAGCTGGACGGCACCGCACAGCACCGTGACGCCCAGCTGCGCCACGCCCTGACCCGTCTGCTGCACTGGACCGTGCGGCACGGTCTGTCCCTCGCGATCGAGGACCTCGACTTCGCCGCGGAGAAGACCCGGGAGAAACACGGCCGCCGCAAACGGTTCCGCAAACTGATCTCCGGCATGCCCACCGCCCGGCTCCGCGCACGGCTGGTGTCCATGGCCGCCGAGCTCGGCGTCACCGTCGTCGCCGTCGATCCGGCCTACACCAGCCGCTGGGGCGCCCAGCACTGGCAGAAACCCCTCACCACCAAGAACAGGAAGCCCACCCGCCACGACGCCGCCGCCGTGGCGATCGGAAGGCGCGCCCTGGGATGCCCGATCCGGCGTCGGACGGCACCGCCCCCACACGACCGGAGCGATCGTGTGGGGCATCGGACCGTCCAGGCCCGACCGGACACCCCAGGACGTGAGGGACCCCGCCCCCGCATTCCCGGACCACGGACACGATCCGTGCCGCCCGGACACGGAGCGAAA
- a CDS encoding ATP-binding protein has translation MDGRDRLGKPLYERENEVTAAQKAVDGICAGEGNGEGRRGGLLFFSAAAGLGKTTVLAEIRRMAAARGCTVLSARGSEQEHTVPFHVVRQLLQPVLAACTEPERRDIFGGWYEIAGPAVGLFAQKTDTAGPDPQGVRDGLDWVVTQVAVRRAPVVMVLDDAHWGDLESLAWLAAFAVRARELPILVVIGYRPDEVPAEAQAFRELVDGRSARPIPLHALSPEAVAGLVRRSLGVEADDVFCRECWLVTGGNPYEAVELIARAQDRGLAPDAESASLLGELAASARGTGLVKRLERLGHAAVRLAWAAAVLGTEISAELAATVAGLPPAEAQAAVDRLRVARILTGTRTLEFIHPLIATAVYQAIPPTTRTALHGQAAWAVADAGLGITAAARHLLETHPEGDPNTVRQLRAAARENLRLGAPDAARRCLERALREPPAPEDRAGVLHELGCSALLTAPATTVNHLTAALEQPFLDPELRENATFRLAQVFAHNDELAKAAAVAGAEVARSASPRARLRMQVAHYLWLVFDAHEEQASDRSRRLARLVEHLPGEAIEERALLCIRTWDATLRGEPATDTLDVARRAMGLSYTDPDWGFELPSVAALSYMYADECDRAEELFSSAIAECEQVGWSGAHLSFGFTLLGLVRLRRGMLVKAEECAREGVRLAERVGDRVPARWYAVGLLVDVLLSRGRVEEALRVARTYDFAPPYLNAVVFPDSQTVYGRLLLARGLRKEAEAQLTAAGARLDAKGIVNPTWCPWAGHLALAVAEEDPARARALTAKMLRRAERYGTPTAIGEALSFSAAVAEDGQSLPLRERAVEILRRSPSRHAYAEALIDLGAELGRGGATDRATELLHEGVELAEECGADRLADRGRAEAAGARLRLGGTRPLARRGASAAEQS, from the coding sequence GTGGACGGACGCGATCGGCTGGGGAAGCCCCTGTACGAGCGCGAGAACGAGGTGACCGCCGCTCAGAAAGCGGTGGACGGGATCTGTGCGGGCGAGGGGAACGGCGAAGGCAGGCGGGGCGGGCTGCTGTTCTTCAGCGCCGCCGCCGGACTGGGCAAGACGACCGTACTGGCCGAGATCCGCCGCATGGCCGCGGCCCGCGGCTGCACCGTGCTGTCCGCCCGGGGCAGCGAGCAGGAGCACACCGTCCCCTTCCACGTCGTACGCCAGTTGCTCCAGCCCGTCCTCGCGGCCTGCACCGAGCCCGAGCGCCGCGACATCTTCGGCGGCTGGTACGAGATCGCCGGACCGGCCGTCGGCCTGTTCGCCCAGAAGACCGATACCGCCGGCCCGGACCCGCAGGGTGTCCGGGACGGACTTGACTGGGTCGTCACGCAGGTGGCCGTGCGCCGCGCACCGGTCGTGATGGTCCTCGACGACGCCCACTGGGGCGACCTGGAGTCCCTTGCCTGGCTCGCCGCCTTCGCGGTGCGGGCACGGGAACTTCCCATCCTGGTGGTCATCGGCTACCGCCCGGACGAGGTGCCCGCCGAGGCGCAGGCGTTCCGCGAACTGGTCGACGGCCGCAGCGCACGCCCGATCCCGCTGCACGCCCTCAGCCCGGAGGCGGTGGCCGGACTGGTGCGGCGCTCGCTCGGAGTGGAGGCCGACGACGTCTTCTGCCGCGAGTGCTGGCTGGTCACCGGCGGCAACCCCTACGAGGCCGTCGAGTTGATCGCCAGGGCCCAGGACCGTGGCCTCGCCCCGGACGCGGAATCGGCCTCCCTGCTCGGCGAACTCGCCGCGAGCGCACGGGGCACCGGTCTGGTCAAGCGCCTGGAGAGGCTCGGCCACGCCGCCGTCCGGCTTGCCTGGGCGGCCGCGGTGCTCGGCACCGAGATCTCCGCGGAGCTGGCCGCGACCGTGGCCGGACTGCCCCCGGCCGAGGCGCAGGCCGCCGTGGACCGGCTGCGGGTCGCCCGCATCCTCACCGGCACCCGCACCCTCGAGTTCATCCACCCGCTCATCGCCACCGCCGTGTACCAGGCCATCCCGCCCACCACGCGCACCGCGCTGCACGGTCAGGCCGCCTGGGCGGTCGCCGACGCCGGCCTGGGCATCACCGCCGCCGCCCGGCACCTGCTGGAGACCCACCCGGAGGGCGACCCGAACACCGTCCGGCAACTGCGCGCCGCCGCCCGCGAGAACCTCCGTCTGGGCGCGCCCGACGCGGCCCGGCGCTGCCTGGAACGCGCGCTGCGCGAACCTCCCGCGCCCGAGGACCGCGCGGGCGTCCTCCACGAACTTGGCTGCTCCGCCCTGCTCACCGCCCCCGCCACCACGGTCAACCACCTCACCGCCGCGCTGGAACAGCCCTTTCTGGACCCCGAGTTGCGGGAGAACGCCACCTTCCGGCTGGCCCAGGTCTTCGCGCACAACGACGAACTCGCCAAGGCGGCCGCCGTCGCGGGCGCCGAGGTGGCCCGGTCCGCGTCCCCGCGGGCACGGCTGCGCATGCAGGTCGCGCACTACCTGTGGCTGGTCTTCGACGCCCACGAGGAGCAGGCGTCCGACCGCTCCCGCCGGCTCGCACGGCTCGTCGAGCACCTGCCCGGCGAGGCCATCGAGGAGCGGGCCCTGCTGTGCATCCGCACCTGGGACGCCACGCTGCGCGGGGAGCCGGCCACGGACACCCTGGACGTCGCCCGGCGCGCGATGGGCCTCAGCTACACCGACCCGGACTGGGGCTTCGAACTGCCGAGCGTGGCCGCGCTCAGCTACATGTACGCCGACGAGTGCGACCGCGCGGAGGAACTGTTCAGTTCGGCCATCGCCGAGTGCGAGCAGGTCGGCTGGAGCGGCGCCCACCTCTCCTTCGGCTTCACCCTCCTCGGCCTGGTCCGGCTCCGGCGCGGGATGCTCGTCAAGGCGGAGGAGTGCGCCCGTGAGGGAGTGCGCCTGGCCGAGCGGGTCGGCGACCGGGTGCCCGCCCGGTGGTACGCGGTGGGGCTGCTGGTGGACGTCCTGCTGTCCCGGGGCCGCGTGGAGGAGGCGCTGCGGGTCGCGAGGACGTACGACTTCGCGCCTCCGTACCTGAACGCCGTGGTCTTCCCGGACTCCCAGACGGTCTACGGGCGGCTGCTTCTCGCCCGTGGCCTGCGCAAGGAGGCCGAGGCACAACTCACCGCCGCCGGGGCGCGGCTGGATGCCAAGGGCATCGTCAACCCGACCTGGTGCCCCTGGGCGGGACACCTCGCCCTCGCCGTCGCCGAGGAGGACCCCGCGCGCGCCCGCGCCCTCACGGCGAAGATGCTGCGGCGGGCCGAGCGCTACGGCACGCCCACCGCCATCGGCGAGGCGCTGAGCTTCAGCGCGGCGGTGGCCGAGGACGGGCAGTCGCTGCCCCTGCGCGAGCGCGCGGTGGAGATACTGCGCCGATCACCCAGCCGGCACGCGTACGCGGAGGCCCTGATCGACCTCGGCGCCGAACTCGGCCGCGGCGGCGCCACGGACCGGGCGACCGAGCTCCTGCACGAGGGCGTCGAGCTGGCGGAGGAGTGCGGTGCCGACCGCCTCGCCGACCGGGGCCGCGCCGAGGCGGCCGGGGCGAGACTGCGGCTGGGCGGGACACGCCCGTTGGCGCGACGCGGCGCGAGCGCCGCGGAACAGAGCTGA
- a CDS encoding response regulator transcription factor has protein sequence MRAWFVSPPPQDSPFPELTAREREILDHLAAGLSNAEIGRRLHLSGKTVANNVSAILAKLHLTRRSQAIVRARDAGLGRPR, from the coding sequence CTGCGTGCGTGGTTCGTTTCGCCGCCGCCGCAGGACAGCCCGTTCCCCGAACTCACCGCACGGGAGCGGGAGATCCTCGACCATCTCGCGGCCGGGCTGTCCAACGCCGAGATCGGGCGGCGCCTGCACCTGTCCGGCAAGACCGTGGCGAACAACGTCTCGGCGATCCTCGCCAAACTGCACCTCACCCGGCGCAGCCAGGCCATCGTCCGGGCACGCGACGCCGGTCTGGGCCGCCCACGCTGA
- a CDS encoding STM4011 family radical SAM protein, producing MDLTILYRGPLASCDYDCPYCPFAKRQDSRDRLTADRAALERFATWAAAQRDDRLSLLFTPWGEGLVRSWYRRTLAELSRLPHIRRVAIQTNLSCRTDWLDTADPDSLALWCTFHPGQTPYDRFLAKCHDLAARGVRHSVGVVGLPEHLEQARRLRADLPDHVYLWVNAAEGHTYTDAEADRWTALDPLFPYSRHPHRSAGLPCRTGESVISVDGEGTVRRCHFVRSELGNLYDGSYRRALRPRACPLAVCDCHIGYVHLETLPLYDVFAGGVLERIPATPPAVQRLIPTPR from the coding sequence ATGGACCTGACGATCCTCTACCGCGGCCCGCTGGCGTCGTGCGACTACGACTGCCCGTACTGTCCGTTCGCCAAGCGCCAGGACAGCCGCGACCGACTCACCGCGGACCGCGCCGCGCTGGAGCGTTTCGCCACCTGGGCGGCGGCGCAGCGCGACGACCGGCTCTCCCTGCTGTTCACTCCGTGGGGCGAGGGCCTGGTGCGGTCCTGGTACCGGCGTACGCTCGCGGAGTTGAGCCGGCTCCCGCACATCCGGCGGGTGGCGATCCAGACCAACCTCAGTTGCCGTACCGACTGGCTGGACACCGCCGACCCGGACTCCCTCGCCCTGTGGTGCACCTTCCACCCCGGGCAGACGCCGTACGACCGCTTCCTGGCCAAGTGCCACGACCTGGCCGCGCGCGGTGTCCGGCACAGCGTCGGCGTCGTCGGCCTTCCCGAGCACCTGGAGCAGGCGCGCCGGCTGCGCGCCGACCTTCCCGACCACGTGTACCTGTGGGTCAACGCCGCCGAGGGCCACACCTACACCGACGCCGAGGCCGACCGGTGGACGGCCCTGGACCCGCTCTTCCCGTACAGCCGCCACCCGCACCGCAGCGCGGGCCTGCCCTGCCGTACGGGAGAGTCGGTCATATCGGTGGACGGCGAGGGCACGGTGCGCCGCTGCCACTTCGTCCGCTCGGAGCTGGGCAACCTGTACGACGGCTCCTACCGGCGGGCCCTGCGCCCCCGCGCGTGCCCGCTGGCCGTGTGCGACTGCCACATCGGCTACGTGCACCTGGAGACGCTGCCCCTGTACGACGTGTTCGCGGGCGGCGTCCTGGAACGGATCCCGGCAACGCCGCCCGCGGTGCAGCGCCTGATACCGACGCCCCGGTAG
- a CDS encoding STM4012 family radical SAM protein — translation MTLTVTSAEAVAVPSAVRPYQQYVYAYPHKTAYRPLVRERASLRALWADEPKDALSLYLHIPFCEVRCGFCNLFTRIGAPDGLTTAYLDAMERQAAAVREALGDGARYANASFGGGTPTFLEADELERLCDLAENGLGADLAAIPLSVEASPATATADRLAVLAARGTTRLSLGVQSFVDSEARTAVRPQRRADVETALARIRDAGVPVLNIDLIYGIDGQTEQSWTRSLDAALAWRPEELYLYPLYVRPLTGLGRHRGSAPGGDADWDEQRLRLYRHGRDHLLARGYQQVSMRMFRRADAPATGGEDYACQSDGMVGLGCGSRSYTSALHYSFDYAVDMHRIRGIIDDYTARAADDFRHADFGWEMTADESRRRHLLQSLLQAEGMPVADYRARFGSAPGDDFATELDRFRERGWLDGSAGPELLRLSPEGLAHSDALGPELFSTAVRERMAAYEPK, via the coding sequence ATGACCTTGACCGTCACCAGCGCCGAAGCGGTGGCCGTGCCCAGCGCCGTCCGCCCGTACCAGCAGTACGTCTACGCGTATCCGCACAAGACCGCGTACCGCCCCCTCGTCCGGGAGCGGGCTTCCCTGCGCGCGCTGTGGGCGGACGAGCCCAAGGACGCGCTCTCGCTCTACCTCCACATCCCGTTCTGCGAGGTCCGCTGCGGCTTCTGCAATCTCTTCACCCGGATCGGGGCGCCGGACGGCCTGACCACGGCCTACCTGGACGCGATGGAACGGCAGGCGGCCGCGGTGCGCGAGGCGCTGGGCGACGGGGCGCGGTACGCCAACGCGTCCTTCGGCGGCGGCACTCCGACGTTCCTCGAGGCGGACGAGCTGGAGCGGCTGTGCGATCTGGCCGAGAACGGTCTGGGCGCCGACCTCGCCGCGATCCCGCTGTCGGTGGAGGCCTCGCCCGCCACGGCGACCGCCGACCGGCTGGCGGTGCTGGCCGCCCGCGGCACCACGCGGCTGAGCCTGGGCGTGCAGAGCTTCGTCGACTCCGAGGCGCGGACGGCCGTACGCCCCCAGCGCCGGGCGGACGTCGAAACGGCCCTCGCCCGGATCCGCGACGCAGGCGTCCCCGTCCTCAACATCGACCTGATCTACGGCATCGACGGCCAGACCGAGCAGTCCTGGACCCGTTCCCTCGACGCCGCCCTCGCCTGGCGGCCGGAGGAGCTGTACCTCTACCCCCTCTACGTGCGACCGCTCACCGGTCTCGGCCGGCACCGCGGCTCGGCGCCCGGCGGTGACGCCGACTGGGACGAGCAGCGGCTGCGGCTGTACCGCCACGGCCGCGACCACCTGCTCGCGCGGGGCTACCAGCAGGTGTCGATGCGGATGTTCCGCCGCGCGGACGCCCCCGCCACCGGCGGCGAGGACTACGCGTGCCAGAGCGACGGCATGGTCGGCCTCGGCTGCGGCTCCCGCTCGTACACCTCCGCACTGCACTACTCCTTCGACTACGCCGTCGACATGCACCGCATACGCGGGATCATCGACGACTACACGGCACGCGCCGCCGACGACTTCCGGCACGCGGACTTCGGCTGGGAGATGACCGCGGACGAGTCCCGGCGCCGCCATCTGCTCCAGTCACTGCTCCAGGCCGAGGGCATGCCCGTCGCGGACTACCGGGCCCGCTTCGGCAGCGCGCCCGGCGACGACTTCGCCACCGAGCTGGACCGGTTCCGCGAGCGGGGCTGGCTGGACGGCTCCGCGGGCCCGGAGCTGCTGCGGCTGTCCCCGGAGGGGCTCGCCCACTCCGACGCGCTGGGGCCCGAGTTGTTCTCCACCGCGGTGCGCGAACGCATGGCCGCGTACGAACCGAAGTGA
- a CDS encoding STM4013/SEN3800 family hydrolase yields the protein MNDIVGSHDILFVTLDTLRYDVAQELAAAGRIPNLARHLPGGAWERRHAPGSFTYASHQAMFAGFLPTPAAPGPHPRLFAARFAGSETTANGTFVYDTPDLVSGLAAVGYRTVCIGGVGFFNKQGPLGSVLPGMFQDSHWRPEFGVTSPTSFEAQVDCAERVVAELPQDQRLFLFTNVSALHQPNWFHLPGATREAGDTRATHAAALEYVDRHMGRLLAAVAGRRPCLAVVCSDHGTAYGEDGYSGHRIGHDVVWTVPYAHFLVDGDR from the coding sequence ATGAACGACATCGTGGGAAGCCACGACATCCTGTTCGTCACGCTCGACACCCTCCGCTACGACGTGGCACAGGAGTTGGCGGCGGCCGGACGCATTCCGAATCTGGCCCGGCATCTGCCAGGCGGCGCCTGGGAGCGCCGGCACGCCCCCGGCAGCTTCACCTACGCCTCCCACCAGGCGATGTTCGCGGGCTTCCTGCCGACGCCGGCCGCGCCGGGTCCGCATCCTCGGCTCTTCGCCGCCCGTTTCGCGGGCAGTGAGACCACCGCGAACGGCACCTTCGTCTACGACACCCCCGACCTGGTCTCGGGCCTGGCCGCGGTGGGCTACCGCACCGTGTGCATCGGCGGCGTGGGTTTCTTCAACAAGCAGGGACCGCTGGGCTCCGTCCTGCCGGGGATGTTCCAGGACAGCCACTGGCGGCCGGAGTTCGGGGTGACCTCACCCACGTCGTTCGAGGCCCAGGTGGACTGCGCGGAGCGAGTCGTCGCGGAACTCCCCCAGGATCAGCGGCTGTTCCTCTTCACGAACGTGTCGGCCCTGCACCAGCCGAACTGGTTCCACCTCCCCGGGGCCACCCGCGAGGCGGGTGACACGCGGGCCACCCACGCCGCGGCGCTCGAGTACGTCGACCGGCACATGGGACGGCTGCTGGCCGCCGTCGCCGGCCGCCGTCCGTGCTTGGCCGTCGTCTGCTCCGACCACGGCACGGCGTACGGCGAGGACGGCTACAGCGGCCACCGCATCGGCCATGACGTCGTATGGACCGTGCCCTACGCCCACTTCCTCGTCGACGGAGACCGATGA
- a CDS encoding STM4014 family protein has protein sequence MSRSPSSPAPAAGLRFAVVGNPENRRTTMFADAVRAAGHPVPRVLAWRDVLHGRYAFSRGELVRIDSPGEDAEVDRLLRDTDDPTRVEGTALWHRRFTATVRELTAAARHAGAVTAADPEDIAVMFDKRRCHARLAAAGVPLPPALTGPVGGWSGPDGLREQLKAARISRAFVKPAHGSSASGVVALTLAGPGRVRATTSVETTADGRLHNSLRVRHYTTEPAVAALVDALAPDGLHVERWLPKASQGGRATDLRVVVVAGRATHAVVRTSPHPMTNLHLGGARGDLDAVRAAIRTAGGRFTDVLDMAERAAACFPGTLCVGVDILPATAWRRFTVGEVNAFGDLLPRLTGLPGSGAEGLDTYAAQVAAAPAVARAAARATRTSATAPAPAVIRNAARTDAPDAAQAAGRTPAPATAPAPDPAPAPATARRAQRKEHHHDPNA, from the coding sequence ATGTCGCGGTCTCCGAGTAGCCCGGCGCCCGCCGCCGGCCTGCGGTTCGCCGTCGTCGGCAATCCCGAGAACCGGCGGACGACGATGTTCGCCGACGCCGTTCGCGCGGCCGGCCACCCGGTACCCCGTGTGCTGGCGTGGCGGGACGTGCTGCATGGACGGTACGCCTTCTCGCGGGGTGAGCTGGTGCGGATCGACTCCCCCGGCGAGGACGCCGAGGTCGACCGGTTGCTGCGGGACACCGACGACCCCACCCGGGTCGAGGGGACGGCTCTGTGGCACCGCCGGTTCACCGCCACGGTCCGGGAGCTGACCGCCGCGGCGCGGCACGCGGGCGCGGTGACCGCCGCCGACCCGGAGGACATCGCGGTCATGTTCGACAAGCGGCGCTGCCATGCCCGGCTCGCCGCCGCGGGCGTGCCGCTGCCTCCGGCGCTGACGGGTCCGGTCGGTGGCTGGTCCGGGCCGGACGGTCTCCGGGAGCAACTGAAGGCGGCCCGGATCTCACGTGCGTTCGTGAAGCCGGCGCACGGGTCGTCGGCCTCCGGTGTCGTGGCGCTGACGCTGGCGGGTCCGGGCCGGGTCAGGGCGACGACCTCCGTGGAGACCACGGCCGACGGCCGCCTCCACAACTCCCTCCGGGTGCGCCACTACACCACGGAGCCAGCGGTCGCCGCCCTCGTCGACGCGCTGGCCCCTGACGGGCTCCATGTCGAGCGGTGGCTGCCGAAGGCCTCACAGGGCGGCCGGGCCACCGACCTGCGGGTGGTCGTGGTGGCCGGGCGCGCCACGCATGCCGTGGTACGGACCAGCCCGCATCCCATGACGAATCTGCACCTCGGTGGCGCCCGCGGCGACCTGGACGCGGTACGTGCGGCGATCCGGACCGCGGGAGGCCGTTTCACGGACGTGCTGGACATGGCCGAACGGGCGGCCGCGTGCTTCCCGGGCACCCTGTGCGTCGGCGTGGACATCCTGCCGGCGACGGCCTGGCGCCGCTTCACGGTCGGCGAGGTGAACGCCTTCGGGGACCTCCTGCCCCGCCTCACCGGCCTGCCGGGCAGTGGCGCCGAGGGCCTGGACACCTACGCCGCACAGGTCGCGGCAGCACCGGCCGTCGCGCGGGCAGCCGCACGGGCCACACGGACCTCGGCAACGGCCCCCGCACCAGCCGTCATACGGAACGCCGCACGGACCGACGCACCAGACGCCGCGCAGGCCGCCGGACGGACGCCCGCACCGGCCACCGCACCGGCCCCGGACCCGGCCCCGGCCCCGGCCACCGCACGGCGAGCACAACGCAAGGAGCACCACCATGACCCCAACGCTTGA